Sequence from the Acidimicrobiales bacterium genome:
GGTACCGGTGACCGTCCGGGCAGATCTCGTTTCCCCCTCGGGCGGTCCTGCGGTAGCGGCCGGTCGCTTCCGCCCGCCGGCCATGGACGGGAGGTCGGCCGGGCTCCACCATGACCAAGTGGCACCCGCGGCGAGGACGTCAGCGGGCGCGACCACCCGCGCCCGCATCCGACCGGTTGCCGAGGATTCCTCGGCTGACCATCTCCGCGAGCGGCTCGAGCTGGTCCTGTTCCGGGTGAGCGCCGCCGCCGAGCGCCGGCGGGAAGGCGAGTGGTCCCAGGTGGACGGCGGTCACGGCCTGTTCGTGTCCGACGCCGAGATCGACGCCCTCCTCCGCCTCCCCCTGCCGCGGCCAGCCGAGGGCGGCCCGCCGGGTGCCCTGGAGGCAGTGGAGGCCCGGGCCGAGCAGGCCCATACCGAAGGCGCCGACATGCGGCTGCGCCGGCTGGCTGCCACCTTCGGCCTGGCCCCGCTCGACGTGGAGATCCTCCTCGTCGCGCTGGCGCCCGACCTCGATCCCCGGTTCGAGCGGCTGTACGGGTACCTGCACGACGACCTCAGCCGGAGGCGGGCCAGCGTGGGGCTGGCCCTCGAGCTGTCCGGCCATCACGGCATGTCGGCCGCGGGGCACCGCCGCCTGCACCCCGACGCGCCCCTGGTGCGCTGGGGGCTGATGATGGTCGAGGACGCCCAGCGTCCCCTGCTGACCAGGTCCCTCCGGGTGCCCGACCGGGTGATCGCCTTCCTGCTCGGCCAGGACGGGCCCGACCCGGACGTGGGGAGCCTGACGACCGTGCTGATGGGCGCCGAGTACCCGGTCACTCAGGAGATCGTGCGCGCCCTCGAGGACGGGATCTGGCTGCTCTATCTGCGCGAGCGGGCCGGGACGGCGGCGGGCTCGGCGGCGGCCGGTGCCTTCGCCCGGATGGGCGTGCGGGCGCTGGGGCTCGACCTCCGCCGCCTGCCCCCGGACCTGGCCGCGTTCGGTTCGAGCCCCCGGGACCTGGCGGTGGCGTGCGTGCGCGAGGCGGCGCTGACCCTGTCGGCGTTGGTCGTCGGGCCCCTGGAGGTGCTGGCGGCGGTCGACCCGCTGGTGGCCCAGGTCTTCGTGGGGGCGCCGGCGCCGGTGGTCCTCACCGGATCGGGGGCCTGGGACCCGGCGTGGACGAACGCCGTGCCGCTCGTGGTCGACGCGCCCCATCCCGACGCCGCCGTCCGTGACCGGGTGTGGTCCGAGGTCCTGGACCACGTCCCGGTGGCCGACGACCTCGACCGGGCCGGCGCCACGGCGCAGTACACGCTCACCCCCGAGCAGGTGTGGAGGGCGGGGCGCGCCGCCGGGCTCCACGCCGCGGCGGCGGGACGTCCCGTCGACGCCGAGCTGCTGCGCGACGGTGTCCGGGCCCAGAATGCCGGACGGCTCGAGGCGCGGGCCCGGCGGATAATTGCCCGGGCCACCTTCGCCGACCTGGTGCTGCCACCGCGGGTGCTCGTCCAGCTGGAGGAGATCTCCGAGTGGGCGCGGTGGCGCGACGTGGTCCGGGGCGAGTGGGGGATGGGGGGGAAGGGGTCGAAGGGGCAGGGCGTCACGGCGCTGTTCGCCGGGTCGTCGGGGACGGGCAAGACGCTGTCGGCCGAGGCCATCGCCAGCTCGCTCGGCTTCGACCTGTACGCCATCGACCTCTCGACCGTGGTCGACAAGTACATAGGCGAGACCGAGAAGCACCTCGAGCGGATCTTCGAGGAGGCCGAGGGCGTGAACGGCGTGCTGTTCTTCGACGAGGCCGACGCCCTGTTCGGCAAGCGGTCGGAGACCAAGGAGGCCAAGGACCGCTACGCCAACGTCGAGGTCGCCTACCTTCTGCAGCGCATGGAGCAGTTCAACGGCGTGGCGGTGCTGGCGACCAACCTGCAGGCCAACCTCGACGAGGCCTTCACCCGCCGCCTCGACGCCCTCGTGGTGTTCCCCGAGCCGGAGGAGGCGGAGCGGAGCCGGCTCTGGGAGGCCCACCTTCCGGCCACCCTGCCCCGGGCGGGGGACCTCGACCTCGAGTTCCTGTCGCGATCCTTCGTGTTGACGGGAGGGGACATCCGCAACATCTGCCTGGCCGCCGCCCACCGCGCCGCGCCGGAGCGGCGCCCGGTCTGCATGGACGATCTGGTGTGGGCCACCGGGCGGGAGTACCGCAAGCTGGGACGGCTGTGCACCGAAGCCGAGTTCGGTCGCTACTTCGGGTTGGTCAGGGTCTGAGCGAAACCGGGCCCGACCCGGCGAGGAGGATGAGATGGGCTTCCTTAGCAAGCTGTGGCGGCGCCTGAGGGGACGAGGCAAGGGTCAGGGCGCGGCCCAGGAGAAGGACGGGAGTGAAGGCCTCCAGGGGGCCATCGGCAACCGTCTCACCACCAAGGCCCTGCAGCAGCAGCTCGTCC
This genomic interval carries:
- a CDS encoding ATP-binding protein, with product MAPAARTSAGATTRARIRPVAEDSSADHLRERLELVLFRVSAAAERRREGEWSQVDGGHGLFVSDAEIDALLRLPLPRPAEGGPPGALEAVEARAEQAHTEGADMRLRRLAATFGLAPLDVEILLVALAPDLDPRFERLYGYLHDDLSRRRASVGLALELSGHHGMSAAGHRRLHPDAPLVRWGLMMVEDAQRPLLTRSLRVPDRVIAFLLGQDGPDPDVGSLTTVLMGAEYPVTQEIVRALEDGIWLLYLRERAGTAAGSAAAGAFARMGVRALGLDLRRLPPDLAAFGSSPRDLAVACVREAALTLSALVVGPLEVLAAVDPLVAQVFVGAPAPVVLTGSGAWDPAWTNAVPLVVDAPHPDAAVRDRVWSEVLDHVPVADDLDRAGATAQYTLTPEQVWRAGRAAGLHAAAAGRPVDAELLRDGVRAQNAGRLEARARRIIARATFADLVLPPRVLVQLEEISEWARWRDVVRGEWGMGGKGSKGQGVTALFAGSSGTGKTLSAEAIASSLGFDLYAIDLSTVVDKYIGETEKHLERIFEEAEGVNGVLFFDEADALFGKRSETKEAKDRYANVEVAYLLQRMEQFNGVAVLATNLQANLDEAFTRRLDALVVFPEPEEAERSRLWEAHLPATLPRAGDLDLEFLSRSFVLTGGDIRNICLAAAHRAAPERRPVCMDDLVWATGREYRKLGRLCTEAEFGRYFGLVRV